One Cryptococcus neoformans var. neoformans B-3501A chromosome 10, whole genome shotgun sequence DNA window includes the following coding sequences:
- a CDS encoding hypothetical protein (HMMPfam hit to DiHfolate_red, Dihydrofolate reductase, score: 327.8, E(): 1.5e-95), which yields MFPPGTTCKSNSTPSQHRCMRPLLNALRTMQTTAKSSTPSITAVVAATAENGIGLNGGLPWRLPGEMKYFARVTTGETPSSDPSEQNVVIMGRKTWESIPSRFRPLKNRRNVVISGKGVDLGTAENSTVYTDIPSALSALRSTTESGHSPRIFLIGGATLYTSSLLPSSVPSLNSSTSTSPLPFSRPLIDRILLTRILSPFECDAYLEDFAAHTKPDGSKVWKKASIKEFREWIGWDIEEQVEEKGVKYIFEMWVLNQ from the exons ATGTTCCCCCCCGGCACGACTTGCAAATCCAACTCGACTCCATCCCAGCACCGGTGTATGCGGCCGCTCCTCAACGCCCTCCGCACGATGCAGACCACAGCCAAGTCGTCCACCCCGAGCATAACAGCCGTCGTCGCAGCCACGGCCGAGAATGGCATCGGTCTCAACGGTGGCTTGCCATGGAGATTACCAGGCGAAATGAAGTACTTTGCTCGAG TCACCACCGGCGAGACACCTTCATCAGATCCCAGCGAACAGAATGTAGTCATCATGGGCCGCAAGACATGGGaatccatcccttccagGTTCAGACCTTTGAAAAACCGCCGGAACGTGGTCATCTCAGGTAAAGGCGTGGACCT GGGAACGGCGGAAAATTCTACTGTCTACACTGACATACCCTCTGCCCTCTCCGCCTTGCGTTCTACCACGGAAAGCGGCCATTCACCCCGTATATTCCTCATCGGCGGCGCAACCCTCTACACCAGCTCTCTCCTCCCGTCCAGCGTTCCCTCTCTCAACTCGTCAACCTCcacatctcctcttcctttttcccgGCCCCTGATCGACCGTATTCTCCTCACTCGAatcctttccccttttgAATGCGACGCGTATCTTGAAGACTTTGCGGCACACACAAAACCTGATGGGAGCAAAGTTTGGAAAAAGGCTTCCATCAAAGAATTTAGAGAATGGATTGGATGGGATATCGAAGAAcaagttgaagaaaagggggTCAAGTACATATTCGAGATGTGGGTGTTGAATCAATAG